Proteins encoded in a region of the Mixophyes fleayi isolate aMixFle1 chromosome 5, aMixFle1.hap1, whole genome shotgun sequence genome:
- the LOC142158070 gene encoding uncharacterized protein LOC142158070: MDVKHLRSRRTNQDLISNSFSPKAEKHKSPNGKIKVSDNYVCKLGKNTSITSLPPTIMKDQKCPGSDSLIPSPESPLSRKEVMLTQSVDNQFKFSTLTSSMGTQNTDIVPQKRPVKLAPLDLSAEMKEAQLKKLIEMKDEVYLGKKIHCHQGGSSAKILTDRPIKKDPSNKVGLSEHKLPKLDDIISVKDKIVLKDPSTSSYAPPGKEGLSSFSMLKFKSVHVHGSVPKIVLKNPIEGQNVSVKGHYKYEKSPSANQIRSKPMKANGLIIDYVGQTSDSGHRKK, encoded by the exons ATGGACGTAAAACATTTGAGATCCAGGAGGACAAACCAAGACCTGATCAGTAACTCA tttTCACCTAAAGCGGAAAAACACAAGTCTCCGAATGGAAAAATCAAAGTCAGTGACAATTATGTCTGCAAGCTGGGCAAAAATACCAGCATCACCTCATTACCCCCTACAATAATGAAAGACCAAAAATGTCCAGGCTCTGATTCATTAATTCCTAGTCCAGAAAGTCCGTTGAGCAGAAAGGAAGTGATGCTAACCCAGAGTGTCGACAACCAGTTTAAGTTTTCTACACTAACATCTTCAATGGGCACACAAAACACGGACATTGTTCCCCAAAAACGGCCAGTAAAATTAGCTCCATTAGATCTTTCAGCAGAAATGAAGGAGGCGCAACttaaaaaattaattgaaatgaaaGACGAGGTCTACCTGGGTAAAAAGATACATTGCCACCAAGGTGGTTCTTCAGCGAAGATCTTAACCGATCGTCCCATAAAGAAGGATCCATCAAACAAAGTTGGCTTGAGTGAGCACAAACTGCCAAAACTTGACGACATTATTTCAGTGAAAGACAAGATTGTGCTAAAAGATCCCTCAACAAGTAGTTATGCACCGCCTGGCAAAGAGGGATTGTCAAGTTTTTCAATGCTTAAATTTAAAAGTGTACATGTTCATGGTTCAGTTCCAAAAATCGTTCTGAAGAATCCTATTGAAGGCCAAAATGTTTCAGTCAAAGGGCATTATAAGTATGAAAAAAGTCCCAGTGCCAATCAGATCCGCTCCAAGCCCATGAAGGCGAATGGACTTATCATAGATTATGTGGGCCAAACATCTGACTCTGGACATAGAAAGAAATAA